From a region of the Mercurialis annua linkage group LG1-X, ddMerAnnu1.2, whole genome shotgun sequence genome:
- the LOC126664263 gene encoding auxin response factor 18: MKEAEKSLDPQLWHACAGSMVQIPSINSKVFYFPQGHAEHSQSLVDFPSRVPSLILCRVAGVKYLADSESDEVYAKISLFPLPSNTLDFGDEIGLSDNGNTIHSVNGSNTTEKPSSFAKTLTQSDANNGGGFSVPRYCAETIFPRLDYSADPPVQTVVAKDVHGEIWKFRHIYRGTPRRHLLTTGWSTFVNQKKLVAGDSIVFLRAESGDLCVGIRRAKRGIGGGNGPESSPPCGWTTNSSCVNNPYGGGFSLFLKEDENKGLLRNGGGGGGGLRGKGRVRAEEVIEAVGLAASGQPFEIIYYPRASTPEFCVKASSVRASTRIQWCSGMRFKMAFETEDSSRISWFMGTIGSVQVADPIRWPNSPWRLLQVTWDEPDLLQNVKRVSPWLVELVSNMPVIHLSPFSPPRKKLRLPPHLDFPLDGQFQLPPFSGNPLGPSSPMCCLSDNTPAGIQGARHAQFGISLSDLQLNNKLQSGLFLSSLQRLNSHSRISDSYIKSHTNSTENISCLLTIGNSNTNSEKSDNVKRHQFVLFGQPILTEQQISRSCSTDAVSRVFSTKLSSDESLEKSKAHEVLGPALLEKHTSPEKSTSTGLSWQSLQSTESGLDAGHCKVFLESEDVGRTLDLSVFGSYEELYSKLANMFGIERSEMLRYVLYRDAAGALRQTGDEPFSVFKKTAKRLTILMNPAKGDNNIGRPWITGMRSAENGLEASNKTETLSIFA; encoded by the exons ATGAAAGAGGCGGAGAAAAGCTTGGATCCACAGCTATGGCATGCCTGTGCCGGGAGTATGGTTCAGATCCCTTCAATTAACTCAAAAGTTTTTTACTTTCCTCAAGGCCATGCTGAGCATTCTCAATCCCTTGTTGATTTCCCTTCAAGAGTCCCTTCTCTAATTCTCTGCCGGGTCGCCGGAGTTAAGTACCTCGCCGATTCAGAATCCGATGAGGTTTATGCTAAAATTAGTCTTTTTCCGTTACCAAGTAACACTCTTGATTTTGGTGATGAAATTGGTTTGTCTGATAATGGTAATACTATTCATAGTGTTAATGGTAGTAATACTACAGAAAAGCCTAGTTCTTTTGCTAAGACATTAACTCAGTCTGATGCTAATAACGGCGGTGGTTTTTCTGTGCCGAGATATTGTGCTGAGACTATTTTTCCTCGGTTGGATTACTCGGCCGATCCGCCTGTTCAGACGGTTGTTGCTAAGGATGTTCATGGTGAGATTTGGAAGTTTAGGCATATTTATAGAGGAACACCAAGAAGGCATTTGTTAACTACTGGTTGGAGTACTTTTGTTAACCAGAAAAAGTTGGTTGCTGGTGATTCAATTGTGTTTTTAAGAGCTGAAAGTGGCGATCTTTGTGTCGGAATTCGCCGTGCTAAGCGGGGAATTGGCGGCGGAAATGGGCCGGAGTCTTCGCCTCCGTGTGGATGGACGACAAATTCTAGCTGTGTTAACAACCCTTATGGTGGTGGATTCTCACTTTTCTTGAAAGAAGATGAGAATAAAGGGTTATTGAGaaatggaggaggaggaggaggaggattaAGAGGGAAAGGACGAGTCCGGGCCGAAGAAGTTATCGAAGCCGTGGGGCTTGCTGCCAGTGGACAGCCCTTCGAAATTATTTACTATCCGCGAGCAAGCACACCGGAGTTTTGTGTTAAGGCTTCTTCGGTTAGGGCTTCTACGAGGATCCAGTGGTGCTCAGGGATGCGGTTTAAGATGGCCTTCGAGACAGAGGATTCATCGAGAATTAGTTGGTTCATGGGTACCATTGGTTCTGTTCAAGTTGCGGATCCAATTCGATGGCCTAATTCTCCGTGGCGCCTTCTTCAG GTGACGTGGGATGAACCGGATTTGCTGCAAAATGTAAAACGCGTAAGTCCGTGGCTGGTTGAATTGGTCTCGAATATGCCAGTCATTCACCTCTCACCCTTTTCACCTCCGAGAAAGAAGTTGCGACTCCCGCCACATTTAGACTTCCCCCTCGATGGGCAATTTCAGTTGCCTCCGTTTTCAGGCAACCCCCTCGGGCCTAGCAGCCCCATGTGTTGTCTTTCCGATAACACTCCTGCAGGCATACAGGGAGCCAGGCATGCTCAATTTGGAATATCTTTATCAGATCTCCAGCTTAACAACAAACTACAGTCAGGGCTATTTTTGTCCAGTCTTCAGCGGTTAAATTCGCATTCTCGAATTTCCGACAGTTATATCAAAAGCCACACGAACAGCACTGAGAACATATCCTGTTTGCTGACAATTGGGAACTCGAATACAAATTCCGAGAAATCTGATAACGTAAAGAGGCACCAATTTGTACTCTTTGGTCAGCCAATACTCACTGAACAGCAGATTTCTCGTAGCTGTTCTACTGATGCAGTCTCTCGAGTTTTTAGTACGAAACTATCATCTGATGAGAGTCTGGAAAAATCAAAAGCTCATGAAGTTTTAGGACCTGCACTACTCGAGAAACATACTTCACCGGAAAAGTCGACCAGTACCGGCTTATCATGGCAGAGTCTTCAAAGCACTGAAAGCGGCTTGGATGCCGGTCACTGTAAGGTTTTCTTGGAATCCGAGGACGTGGGTCGGACACTTGACCTATCTGTTTTTGGTTCTTATGAAGAACTGTATAGTAAGCTAGCCAACATGTTTGGAATAGAAAGATCCGAGATGTTGCGTTATGTGCTGTATCGAGATGCAGCAGGCGCTCTTAGACAAACCGGAGACGAGCCATTCAG CGTCTTTAAGAAAACCGCAAAAAGGTTGACAATTCTGATGAATCCAGCTAAGGGTGACAACAATATCGGAAG GCCGTGGATCACAGGGATGCGGAGCGCGGAAAATGGTCTAGAGGCTTCAAATAAGACAGAGACATTGAGCATATTTGCTTAA